Proteins from one Natrinema salinisoli genomic window:
- a CDS encoding WD40/YVTN/BNR-like repeat-containing protein has translation MTSHGYHTSRRALLAAIGTAAGSLSLAGCIDADSEWVAADVPTDATLYDVVPTAVGAYAVGENGTVLARDDDRDEWTVELEGGLGGRGDGLRSAAVTSNGRAMWVAGDSGALGLYDVLADRTIDFSAPKGKTTSWTAIAVAGLAGDERLTAINSSGELLRGRRDGPTIEWSEVIEPGSGSSVTDIDLTPLGYGYVVDTDSGVFESRDAGVSWSRIGIGGAGVDFAAVAATDSGHVSVAGGNGIVYTYDGLDWSRTTLGEQPIAALARDRDTALAVSSTGTLFERRYGDWTTLVDLQPGNELLAVALETARSPQLVVGQSGTIFERRY, from the coding sequence ATGACGAGTCACGGCTACCACACGTCCCGCCGCGCCCTCCTCGCAGCGATCGGCACTGCGGCCGGGTCGCTGTCACTCGCGGGCTGTATCGACGCCGACAGCGAGTGGGTCGCCGCCGACGTTCCCACCGACGCGACGCTGTACGACGTCGTCCCGACCGCCGTCGGCGCGTACGCCGTCGGCGAGAACGGGACCGTCCTCGCACGCGATGACGATCGCGACGAGTGGACCGTCGAACTCGAGGGCGGCCTCGGCGGTCGGGGCGACGGCCTGCGCTCCGCGGCAGTCACGAGCAACGGGCGCGCGATGTGGGTCGCCGGCGACAGCGGTGCGCTCGGGCTCTACGACGTCCTCGCCGACCGCACGATAGACTTCTCGGCGCCGAAGGGGAAGACGACCTCTTGGACGGCGATCGCAGTCGCCGGGCTGGCCGGCGACGAACGGCTCACCGCCATCAACAGCTCCGGCGAACTCCTGCGCGGTCGCCGCGACGGCCCGACCATCGAGTGGAGCGAGGTGATCGAACCGGGCTCGGGCTCGAGCGTGACGGACATCGACCTCACGCCGCTGGGCTACGGCTACGTCGTCGACACCGACAGCGGCGTCTTCGAGTCCCGGGACGCCGGGGTCTCGTGGAGCCGCATCGGGATCGGCGGCGCGGGCGTCGATTTCGCGGCGGTCGCGGCGACAGACAGCGGCCACGTCTCGGTCGCGGGCGGCAACGGCATCGTCTACACCTACGACGGGCTCGACTGGTCACGGACGACCCTCGGCGAACAGCCGATCGCCGCGCTCGCCCGCGACCGCGACACCGCGCTGGCGGTCTCTTCGACCGGTACGCTCTTCGAACGCCGCTACGGCGACTGGACGACGCTCGTCGACCTCCAACCTGGTAACGAACTGCTCGCGGTCGCGCTCGAAACCGCCCGATCGCCACAGCTCGTCGTCGGCCAGTCGGGAACGATATTCGAGCGGCGGTACTGA
- a CDS encoding TIGR00341 family protein, translating into MRLLTVLASSQSNADEVTAILERHNLEYSLTDHTNGEKRTITVPAPEHAIEPLEDDLASVGNVTIIVEEPMAIIGSDWDESPADGRREWLSFERISRSELRSKAQSQLPSLVIFAAMTAISGIVATTGVLLDSLAVLVGAMVIAPLLGPAMASSVATVLDERQLFVRGVKLQLVGIGVAMSSALAFALFARTSRVITTAVDLEASLGLGSHGLPPSLLVTVAVCSGIAGGLGMATTGITDLIGVMIAAAIMPPIGVIGVGIAWNAPEAVIGSFVVVAVNVIAINVGAIATLWTVGFHPTDRSRIRTTRGAILRRVVLLTGLLLVATRLLEIVSDGL; encoded by the coding sequence ATGCGCCTCCTGACGGTGCTTGCCTCCTCACAGTCGAACGCCGACGAGGTGACGGCCATCCTCGAGCGCCACAACCTCGAGTACAGTCTCACCGACCACACCAACGGCGAGAAACGGACGATCACGGTTCCCGCCCCCGAACACGCGATCGAACCGCTCGAGGACGACCTCGCGTCGGTCGGCAACGTCACCATCATCGTCGAAGAACCGATGGCGATCATCGGGAGCGACTGGGACGAGTCCCCGGCCGACGGCCGCCGCGAGTGGCTGTCCTTCGAACGAATTTCCCGGAGCGAGCTGCGGTCGAAAGCCCAGTCACAGCTGCCCTCCCTGGTCATCTTCGCCGCGATGACCGCGATCAGCGGGATCGTCGCCACGACCGGCGTCCTCCTCGATTCGCTTGCGGTCCTGGTCGGTGCGATGGTGATCGCCCCCCTGCTCGGCCCGGCGATGGCCTCGAGCGTCGCGACCGTCCTCGACGAGCGCCAGCTGTTCGTTCGCGGCGTCAAGCTCCAGCTCGTCGGGATCGGCGTCGCGATGTCGAGTGCCCTCGCGTTCGCACTCTTCGCGCGAACGTCGCGGGTCATCACGACCGCGGTCGATCTCGAGGCGAGTCTCGGACTCGGCAGCCACGGCCTGCCCCCATCCCTGCTCGTGACCGTCGCGGTCTGTTCGGGTATCGCCGGCGGCCTCGGGATGGCGACGACCGGGATCACGGATCTCATCGGCGTGATGATCGCCGCCGCGATCATGCCACCGATCGGCGTCATCGGCGTCGGCATCGCCTGGAACGCCCCCGAAGCCGTCATCGGCTCGTTCGTCGTCGTCGCGGTCAACGTCATCGCGATCAACGTCGGCGCGATCGCGACGCTGTGGACCGTCGGCTTTCACCCGACCGATCGCTCCCGGATCAGAACCACCAGAGGCGCGATCCTCAGACGGGTCGTCCTCCTGACCGGACTATTGCTGGTCGCAACGCGTCTCCTCGAGATCGTCTCCGACGGTCTCTGA
- a CDS encoding permease, whose product MLSVLHAITDASSPALAGGRPLASLALTAIDHGPFLGGRIPVAQSVDPGIAPPDGGGLDLAARLVGLLGAVILGVVEGVVIAFEMAWDTWWALVLGFTITGAVQEFVDEDQLTDYLGDDGWREVGYGALFGASSSSCSFSAVATTRTLFTKGASAASSLGAFQFASTDLVLELALVVTLLLGWQFAAAEIVGGLVAILVVAVIYRRFVPEAWVERARTHARALEENECGMCGMAAEPTDEETLEATIDGERQYFCCGGCRNAYDPETDREAVTAGPELLRGDRWQSATTNAIREWDMLWRDILLGFLIAGLLAALVPTSWWTALFGVGAEGSVTRLTSNVFLGAIVGVLTFLCSVGNVPFALVLWQNGVSFGGVLAFIFADLLILPLVRTYRRYYGTRMAGVIFVTFFLAAVVAGLVVELLFGGLGLVPPPGEAGGTISGTFTALFNAIAIPFLAIQVYVALERDQRVRIGNRLAPHVAGVVYHVHKALERIAYALEDRGLK is encoded by the coding sequence ATGCTCTCAGTACTACACGCCATCACCGACGCGTCCAGCCCCGCGCTCGCAGGTGGACGTCCGCTCGCATCGCTGGCGCTGACGGCGATCGATCACGGACCGTTCCTCGGCGGTCGGATTCCGGTAGCACAGTCGGTCGATCCGGGGATCGCTCCCCCGGACGGCGGCGGTCTCGATCTCGCGGCCCGGCTCGTCGGCCTGCTCGGAGCCGTCATTCTGGGCGTCGTCGAGGGCGTGGTCATCGCGTTCGAGATGGCCTGGGACACCTGGTGGGCGCTCGTGCTCGGCTTCACGATCACCGGCGCAGTACAGGAGTTCGTCGACGAGGACCAGTTAACTGACTACCTCGGCGACGACGGCTGGCGGGAGGTCGGCTACGGTGCCCTGTTCGGGGCGTCCTCCTCGAGTTGTTCGTTCTCGGCGGTCGCGACGACGCGAACGCTGTTCACGAAAGGCGCTTCGGCCGCGTCCAGTCTCGGCGCGTTCCAGTTCGCGAGCACGGATCTCGTGCTCGAGCTCGCCCTCGTCGTCACGCTCCTGTTGGGCTGGCAGTTCGCCGCCGCGGAGATCGTCGGCGGACTCGTCGCCATCCTCGTCGTCGCCGTGATCTACCGCCGGTTCGTCCCCGAGGCGTGGGTCGAGCGAGCCAGAACCCACGCGCGGGCGCTCGAAGAAAACGAGTGTGGGATGTGCGGGATGGCCGCGGAGCCGACCGACGAGGAAACGCTCGAGGCAACCATCGACGGTGAACGACAGTACTTCTGCTGTGGAGGGTGTCGGAACGCGTACGATCCGGAAACCGACCGGGAGGCGGTCACCGCCGGCCCGGAACTCCTCAGGGGCGATCGCTGGCAGTCGGCGACCACGAACGCGATCCGGGAGTGGGACATGCTCTGGCGGGACATCCTGCTGGGGTTCCTCATCGCCGGATTGCTGGCCGCGCTCGTTCCCACCTCGTGGTGGACCGCGCTCTTCGGCGTCGGTGCCGAGGGGAGCGTCACGCGACTCACCTCGAACGTCTTCCTCGGCGCTATCGTCGGGGTGTTGACGTTCCTCTGTTCCGTCGGCAACGTCCCGTTCGCGCTCGTCCTCTGGCAGAACGGCGTCTCTTTCGGGGGCGTCCTGGCGTTCATCTTCGCGGACCTGCTCATCTTGCCGCTGGTCCGCACCTACCGCCGATACTACGGCACCCGGATGGCCGGCGTCATCTTCGTCACGTTCTTCCTCGCGGCGGTCGTCGCCGGCCTCGTCGTCGAGCTCCTCTTCGGCGGGCTCGGCCTCGTCCCGCCGCCCGGCGAGGCCGGCGGCACGATCTCCGGGACGTTCACGGCCCTCTTCAACGCGATCGCAATTCCGTTCCTCGCGATTCAGGTTTACGTCGCCCTCGAGCGCGACCAGCGCGTTCGAATCGGGAATCGACTCGCGCCCCACGTCGCGGGCGTCGTCTATCACGTCCACAAGGCCCTCGAGCGGATCGCCTACGCGCTCGAGGATCGCGGGCTGAAATGA
- a CDS encoding transporter, whose protein sequence is MTPHPRDAVERSDPVRLICLATIVSTHGLVRLAERYLPEFLSALGYGPIVVGLLVSLGLGLAVAASEFSGGDLGGDATPALESTTVAVLAALLAAVGLLAWAGAPTLDTLLGTPLTALGWLVVGVVLLQAWHVRGPTQRLWPTDTRAGPLPSSSADDERARSNRTGLVPDQRTHIVLGALGIVAAAVFATIAVASADSIRGGFALVAATGAAVAIVGAVALGTVGVLPSLFGDRSEREDRPSTASIDVDPSLRVVRRAVSRLPDRRRWAVIGDALVRVAIAGTVPFLVLLIVDYRAIALSIGGLSLAPAAVFGLFVLAEGAGAIVGAIASPALASRVDRRILLAVGLTGISLLPMALVAAPASAAVVAVLFGLLGFRTVIEPLRPTVGASARAAPVPGPRLPEEIRTAVRVAVVPAPLLGGILYAVNPLVAFTVATTVGLLGVRELGRAFPFGRDA, encoded by the coding sequence ATGACACCACACCCGAGAGACGCCGTCGAACGGAGCGATCCGGTCAGACTCATCTGCCTCGCAACGATCGTGTCGACCCACGGGCTGGTTCGCCTGGCCGAACGCTACCTCCCCGAGTTCCTGTCGGCGCTCGGCTACGGGCCGATCGTCGTCGGCCTGCTGGTGAGCCTCGGCCTCGGACTCGCCGTCGCCGCGTCAGAGTTTTCGGGCGGCGATCTCGGCGGCGACGCGACGCCGGCCCTCGAGTCGACGACGGTCGCGGTACTGGCGGCACTGCTCGCCGCGGTCGGCCTGCTCGCCTGGGCCGGCGCGCCGACGCTCGATACGCTGCTGGGTACCCCCCTGACGGCGCTGGGCTGGCTGGTTGTCGGCGTCGTCCTCCTCCAGGCGTGGCACGTTCGCGGCCCGACCCAGCGCCTGTGGCCGACGGACACCCGCGCCGGGCCGCTCCCCTCGAGTTCGGCCGACGACGAACGCGCCCGATCGAACCGAACGGGACTCGTACCCGACCAGCGGACGCACATCGTGCTCGGCGCGCTCGGTATCGTCGCCGCAGCGGTGTTCGCGACGATTGCCGTCGCGAGCGCCGACAGCATCCGCGGCGGGTTCGCGCTCGTCGCCGCGACCGGCGCTGCGGTCGCGATCGTCGGGGCGGTCGCACTCGGGACGGTCGGCGTTCTCCCATCGCTCTTCGGCGACCGATCGGAGCGGGAGGATCGACCGAGTACTGCGTCGATCGACGTCGATCCATCGCTCAGGGTCGTCCGGCGTGCCGTTTCCCGGCTCCCCGACCGCCGGCGCTGGGCCGTCATCGGCGACGCGCTCGTCCGGGTCGCGATCGCGGGGACCGTCCCGTTTCTGGTCCTCCTGATCGTCGACTACCGAGCGATCGCGCTCTCGATCGGCGGCCTGTCGCTCGCGCCCGCCGCCGTCTTCGGACTGTTCGTCCTCGCCGAGGGCGCGGGTGCCATCGTCGGTGCCATCGCGTCCCCGGCACTCGCCTCGCGCGTCGATCGGCGGATACTCCTCGCGGTCGGCCTCACCGGCATCTCGCTGCTCCCGATGGCACTCGTGGCCGCACCGGCCAGCGCCGCCGTCGTCGCCGTCCTCTTCGGACTCCTCGGCTTTCGCACCGTGATCGAGCCGCTCCGGCCCACCGTCGGCGCGAGCGCTCGAGCGGCCCCGGTCCCCGGCCCGCGGCTCCCCGAGGAGATCCGAACGGCGGTTCGAGTCGCCGTCGTTCCCGCGCCGCTGCTCGGCGGGATCCTCTACGCCGTCAACCCTCTGGTGGCATTCACCGTCGCGACGACGGTCGGCCTGCTCGGCGTCCGCGAACTGGGTCGCGCGTTCCCGTTCGGACGGGACGCATGA
- a CDS encoding cytochrome c oxidase subunit I: MTRSSTPRRTLEGAGDSLAELSSVDHRRLARWHLALALVMGLWGGLDALFLRTALVTPGLEQWPAETYNAFFTTHGLTMLFLFVLPAIWGFAYAAVPPLIGADDLAYPNLGVWAFWLQVPAALAVRSGTIGGILGVAGLEPIASGWTLYPPLSVLSPNPAVDAVLVGLLLVAVGTTATAWNLVVTIQRRREIRWLDVDTFTWTVLTAGWMAIVAFPVLAVAIALLLADRTLGTAFLLGGGGPLVWQHLFWFFAHPLVYVLVLPPMGIVGHVLPRFAGRRLFGRRSSVYSTLAIGVVSFTVWAHHMFVTGVGPSVRTVFMFTTLAVAVPSSAKLCTWLVTLWGGAVRYSAPMIAVLAAVGFFVVGGVTGVFLAVVPINVRYTGTYYVVAHFHFLLAGFVGLSLVAGAYYWYPLLTGRRLEPGLARLHGWLTIVGVAVTFGALLLLGLAQLPRRVATYPAVYAPLQQLATVGAYVIAAGQLAFLLNLGRSLWIGDPAPEDPWDLEDGPSHAREWR, translated from the coding sequence ATGACCCGATCGTCGACCCCGCGGCGGACGCTCGAGGGAGCGGGGGATTCGCTCGCGGAACTCTCGAGCGTCGATCACCGGCGACTCGCTCGCTGGCACCTCGCGCTCGCGCTGGTGATGGGGCTGTGGGGCGGGCTCGACGCCCTGTTCCTCCGAACCGCGCTCGTCACGCCGGGGCTCGAGCAGTGGCCGGCCGAGACCTACAACGCCTTCTTCACGACCCACGGGCTGACGATGCTGTTCCTGTTCGTGCTGCCGGCGATCTGGGGCTTCGCGTACGCCGCGGTGCCCCCGCTGATCGGGGCCGACGACCTCGCCTACCCCAACCTCGGCGTCTGGGCCTTCTGGCTGCAGGTGCCGGCCGCGCTGGCGGTTCGGTCGGGAACGATCGGCGGTATTCTCGGCGTCGCCGGACTCGAGCCGATCGCGAGCGGCTGGACGCTCTACCCGCCGCTGAGCGTTCTGTCACCGAATCCGGCGGTCGACGCCGTTCTCGTCGGCCTGCTGTTGGTCGCTGTCGGCACTACGGCGACGGCGTGGAACCTCGTCGTCACGATCCAGCGGCGTCGCGAGATCCGGTGGCTCGACGTCGACACGTTCACCTGGACGGTGCTGACGGCCGGCTGGATGGCGATCGTCGCCTTCCCGGTGCTGGCGGTCGCGATCGCACTGTTGCTCGCCGACCGAACGCTCGGCACCGCGTTCCTCCTCGGCGGCGGCGGGCCGTTGGTCTGGCAGCACCTGTTCTGGTTCTTCGCCCATCCGCTGGTGTACGTGCTGGTGTTGCCGCCGATGGGAATCGTCGGGCACGTCCTCCCGCGCTTCGCCGGTCGGCGACTGTTCGGCCGCCGGTCGTCCGTGTACTCGACGCTCGCGATCGGCGTCGTCTCCTTCACCGTCTGGGCGCACCACATGTTCGTGACCGGCGTCGGCCCGTCGGTTCGGACCGTCTTCATGTTCACCACGCTGGCGGTGGCCGTGCCTAGCTCCGCGAAGCTGTGTACGTGGCTCGTGACGCTGTGGGGCGGTGCAGTTCGGTACAGCGCGCCGATGATCGCGGTGCTGGCCGCCGTCGGCTTCTTCGTCGTCGGCGGCGTCACCGGCGTCTTCCTCGCCGTCGTCCCGATCAACGTCCGCTACACCGGGACCTACTACGTCGTCGCGCACTTCCACTTCCTGCTCGCGGGCTTCGTCGGCCTCTCGCTCGTCGCCGGCGCCTACTACTGGTACCCCCTGCTTACCGGTCGGCGGCTCGAGCCCGGCCTCGCCCGCCTGCACGGCTGGCTCACGATCGTCGGCGTCGCAGTGACCTTCGGTGCTCTCCTGCTCCTCGGGCTCGCACAGCTTCCCCGGCGGGTCGCGACCTATCCGGCGGTCTACGCGCCGCTCCAGCAGCTCGCGACCGTCGGCGCGTACGTCATCGCGGCCGGACAGCTCGCGTTCCTCCTGAACCTCGGACGGTCGCTGTGGATCGGCGACCCCGCTCCCGAGGATCCGTGGGACCTCGAGGACGGCCCCTCCCACGCGCGCGAATGGCGGTAG
- a CDS encoding helix-turn-helix transcriptional regulator gives MSNHTSQNTDDGGESNSDDRTERRTHEITDPRPLTNLTGFKRDQLFVIRMLADRNPHGLVIKDKLDCYYDEEITQGRLYQNLAELVDEGYVEKLPVDGRTNAYRPSERANERLEEHYEWERRCLFCELP, from the coding sequence ATGTCCAATCACACGTCACAGAATACCGACGACGGTGGCGAATCGAACTCCGATGACCGGACCGAACGGCGTACCCACGAGATCACGGATCCTCGTCCGCTGACGAATCTGACCGGCTTCAAACGCGACCAACTGTTCGTCATTCGGATGCTCGCGGACCGCAATCCGCACGGCCTCGTTATCAAGGACAAACTCGACTGCTACTACGACGAGGAGATCACGCAAGGGCGACTCTACCAGAACCTGGCGGAGCTCGTCGACGAAGGCTACGTCGAGAAACTCCCGGTCGACGGCCGAACGAACGCCTATCGACCGAGTGAGCGCGCGAACGAGCGGCTCGAGGAACACTACGAGTGGGAGCGGCGCTGTCTCTTTTGTGAGCTCCCATGA